CCCTCGCCGAGCACCCGCGCGGTCACCGGCGCTTCGGCGAACTCAGGCCGTGCGACCAGGAGTTGGCCCACGGCTCGGTGCCCCGCGAGCACCGCGGGCCCGTCCCAGCCGCCCGGCGCCCCAGGTCCGCAGGCCAGTTCCTGGTCGAGCACGGTGCGCCCCGCGATCCGCAGGACGAGCCGGCTGCTCAACCGTCCGGGTTCCTCCCCCACCCGCCCGAGCACCTGCTCCTCACGCAGCACGAGGCGGCCGGTCCGAGCAAGGTCGACCCGGGTGGTGACGTACAGATCACTGCCGCCCACGGAGATCAACTGCTCGGGAAGCCAGTGCAGTTCGGCCTCGTCGGCGACCGTGAGACGTACGTCGTAGTGGGCCTCGCCCTTGGTCTGTCCCGGCAGGGCGATGGTGGCGGCGGCCGATCCGACCCGCAGCCGGGCGCCTGTACCGACGCCGGCCTCCACGGTGAAGTGGTCGCCGCCGAGCGGTCCGCTCATCGCCCCGACGAGCACGACCCGCGCCTCGGACCCGCTCCCACGGGTCCGCCGCAGTGCCAGCGGCCCGTCGCTCTCCAGCACGGGCAGGGCCGTACCGCCGCGTCCGTCGTCCCGCGCGACCATCCGCGCGGTGGCCCGCACCCCCGTCGCGGCCGCGGCCCCGGTCACGCCGTCCACGCGGCGAGCTGCGCCCGCACCCAGGCGGCGACGTCCGCGACGCCGGTCCCGCCCCTGAGCGACTGGAAGACGACCGGCAGTTCGGCACGCTGGGCCTTGGCGTCGGCGGCCATCCGCGCGAGGTCGGACCCGACGTACGGCGCGAGGTCGGTCTTGTTGACGATGAGCAGGTCGGCGGTGGTGACACCGGGACCGCCCTTGCGCGGGATGTCGTCGCCCCCGGCAACGTCGATCACGAAGATCTGGGCGTCGACCAGCCCCTTGGAGAAGGTGGCGGTGAGATTGTCGCCCCCGCTCTCGACGAGGATGAGATCCAGGGGCCCCACCTCGTCCTCCAGGTCCTCGACGGCTTCGAGGTTGGCGGAGATGTCGTCCCGGATCGCGGTGTGCGGACAGGCTCCCGTCTCCACGGCGGTGATCCGCTCGGGTGGCAGCACGGCCTCCCTGAGCAGGAACTCGGCGTCCTCCCGGGTGTAGATGTCGTTGGTGACGACGGCGAGGGACAGTTCGTCGCGCAGGGCCCGGCAGAGGGCGGCGACGGTGGCGGTCTTGCCGGAGCCGACGGGTCCGCCGAGACCGATGCGCAGGGCCCGGTGAGTGCCGTCGGCCCGATGAGCGTCAGCGCTTACTGCGGCGGGGCCGTCGTGGTGATGGTCCAGATGCATGTACGGCTCCTCGGCCGAGGGGGGTTCGTGGTCAGGTGCAGGTGCGTGGGGGCCGGTCAACCCAGCCCCTCCGGCGTTTGAGGAGCGGGGTCCGGGGCGGAGCCCCGTGGCGGGGCCGAAGGGGCGGCAGCCCCTGGGGACGGGACGGGTGGGCGCGGCGGGGGCGAAGGAAGCTCACGACGCGAACAGCCGTACCGGCCATGCCGCATGCGCCTCCGCCCCGATCTCCAGCAGGGGCGCGGAAGCCGAAGGCAACGCATCGACGCCCGCGCCGGCGACGGCCCGCCGGGCCGCCTCCACCGCCCGATCCGCGACGAGGTCCAGCTCCGGCGCCAGCCGCGCCAGCGCTCCCGTCGCGTCGAACGGGTCGAGGCTCAGCAACCGCACCGCCGCGGACGCGGGCCCGCTCACGCTCTCGTACGCCGCGCAGTGGGCCGCGTCCAGGGCCTCCAGTCCCGCCGCCCGCGCAGCGAGTCCCAGCACGACCGGCTGATGGGCGCCCTTGGGGAACTCCCGGGCCACCGCGTCGAGTTCGTCCGAGGGCCAGGTCGCCCGAGCGGCCCTCATCAGCTGCCGGCCCAGCTTTCGCGCGGCGACCCGCAGGGCGGGCGACGGCGTGCGGGCGTCCGCGGCCGCGTCCAGCTCCGCGGGAGGGAACCCCAGCACGGCCGCGGCGGCGAACGCGGCCGACACCAGGCCCGCCGTGTGCAGCCGCCCCCGGCAGAAGGACTCCAGACTCGCCGCCCCGGTGATCCGCCCCGCCTTGACCGCCGCCTCGGCCCCGCCGGAGTGCGCGTGCCCTCCGGCGGGAAACCGGCCGTCGGCCAGGACGAGAAGTGCGGCCCGTGACATCACAACCACGCCATCAGAAGAGGAAGTAACGCTGGGCCAGGGGCAGTTCGGCCGCCGGGGTGGCTTCCACCAGTTCACCGTCGATGTGCACGGCGAAGCTGTCGGGGTCGACCCGCACGTCGGGCCGCGCGTCGTTCTCCCGCATGTCGGCCTTGGTGACCCCGCGCGTCGACTCGATCGCGACGAATCGTTTACCCAGCTGAAGCCGCTCGGGCAGCCCGTCGTCGATGGCCAGGGGCGCCACGAAGTTGAAGGAGTTCGAGGCGGGGGCCCGTCCGATCGCCCCGAACATCGGCCGCGGAAGGATCGGCTGCGGTGTCGGGATGGACGCGTTGGCGTCGCCCATCTGCGCGTACGCGATCTGCCCGCCCTTGATGACGAGATGCGGCTTCACCCCGAAGAAGGCGGGCTGCCACAGCACGAGGTCCGCGAGCTTGCCGGTCTCGACGGAGCCGACCTCGTGGGAGAGTCCCTGGGCGATGGCGGGGTTGATCGTGTACTTGGCGACATAGCGCCGTACCCGATGGTTGTCCGCCCGCCCGTCACCCGGCAGCGCACCCCGGCGCCGCTTCATGACGTGGGCGGTCTGCCAGGTCCGCATGATGACCTCGCCGACGCGTCCCATGGCCTGGGCGTCGGAGGAGATGATCGAGATGGCTCCGAGGTCGTGCAGGATGTCCTCGGCGCCGATCGTGGTGGGCCGGATGCGGGACTCGGCGAAGGCGAGGTCCTCCGGCACCGCGGAGTTGAGATGGTGGCACACCATCAGCATGTCGAGGTGTTCCTCGGCGGTGTTGACGGTGTAGGGGCGGGTCGGGTTGGTCGAGCTGGGCAGCACGTGCGGCTGCGAGACCACGGTCATGATGTCCGGCGCGTGCCCGCCGCCCGCACCCTCGGTGTGGTAGGCGTGGATGCCCCGCCCGGCGATCGCGGCGAGGGTGTCGCCGACGAACCCGGCCTCGTTGAGGGTGTCCGTGTGGATGGCGACCTGGACGCCGGTCCGCTCGGCGACGGTCAGCGAGGCGTCGATGACCGCGGGGGTCGAGCCCCAGTCCTCGTGCAGTTTCAGGCCGAGCGCGCCGCCGCGGATCTGCGACAGCATCGCCTCGTGGGAGACGGTGTTGCCCTTGCCGAGGAAGCCGATGTTGAGTGGGTACGCCTCCATCGCCTCCATCATCCGGGCGAGGTGCCAGGGGCCGGGCGTGACGGTGGTGGCCTTCGAGCCCTCCGCCGGTCCGGTGCCGCCGCCGACGATCGTGGTCACCCCGGACGCCAGCGCCTCGTCGGCGATCTGCGGGCAGATGAAGTGGACGTGCGCGTCGACGGCGCCCGCGGTCAGGATCCGCCCGTTGCCCGCGATGATCTCGGTCTCGGGGCCGATCACGAGGTCGGGGTGGACACCGTCCATGGTGTCGGGGTTGCCCGCCTTGCCGATGCCGGTGATCCGGCCGTCGCGGATGCCGACGTCGGCCTTGACGATGCCCCAGTGGTCGACGATGACCGCGCCCGTGATGACGGTGTCCGGGGTGCCTTCGGCGCGTGTGGCGCGCGACTGGCCCATCGACTCGCGGATGACCTTGCCGCCGCCGAAGACGGCCTCGTCACCGGCGAGCCCGGGGCCGCCGGATCTGTCCTCCTCGACCTCGACGATCAGGTCCGTGTCGGCGAGCCGGATGCGGTCGCCGGTGGTGGGGCCGAACAGGTCGGCGTACGCGGCGCGGGAGATCTCAGGCATCGAGGGCACCTCCGGTCTCCCCGCGCAGACCCGGCACCACGCGGGCGCCGGTGAGCGGGACGAGTTCCACCTCGACCGGGATACCGGGCTCGAAGCGCACGGCGGTGCCGGCGGCGATGTTCAGCCGCCTGCCGTGCGCCGCGGCACGGTCGAACTCCAGGCCGGGGTTGGTCTCGGCGAAGTGGTAGTGGGAGCCGACCTGGACGGGCCGGTCGGCGGCGTTGAGGACGGTCAGCCGGGTGACCTCGCGGCCCTCGTTGTAGGCGATCGGCCCGTCGGCGAAGAAGATCTCTCCGGGAATCATCGACGGCCCCCTCAGACGATCGGGTCGTGGACGGTGACGAGCTTCGTGCCGTCCGGGAAGGTCGCCTCGACCTGGACGTCGTGGATCATCTCGGGGATGCCCTCCATGACGTCGTCCCGGGTGAGCAGCTCCCGCCCGGAGACCATGAGTTCGGCGACGGTACGGCCGTCACGCGCCCCTTCGAGGATGTGCGACGTGATGAGGGCGACCGCCTCGGGGTGGTTGAGCCTGAGCCCGCGGGCCCTGCGCTTCTCCGCCACGTCGGCCGCCACATGGATGAGCAGCCTCTCTTGCTCGTGCGGGGTCAGTTGCACGTCCCACCTCACAGTCCTCGCTACGGACCGTGCGGGGTCCGGTTGCCGCAGCCCCGGGGCAAACTCCCTGGTGGCGTGGATCCGCAGGCTAGTTGGATCCGGTTTCAGGCAAGTTAACCAAGTCATGATCCCGCACGCTCATCAACGCCCGTAGACCGTCGCCCAGGATCTCGGCGGGCGTCGGCCCGAACAGCGCCTGCTGCGCGAGGAAACCCATCGCGGTCGCCATCATCGTGCGGGCCACGTGTTCCGGGGGGACGTCCGCCCGCATCACCCCGGCGTCCTGGTACGCCCGGGTGATCCGCGTCCAGGTCTCACGGACGGCGCCGTAGCCCTCGCGCAGGAGGGCCGCGAGCTCGTCGTTGCGGAGGGTCTCGGTCCACACCTGGACGACCAGCCGGGGGAACGCCGGCCGGCCGTCCACGGTCAGGGACTCCTTGGCGGCGAGGACACGGGTGAGCACCGACGCCACCAGGACGTCCGGGGACGGCGGCGGGCTGCTGCGGGCCGCCTCCTCGAAACCCTCGTGGACCTGGCCCAGCACTTCCCCCACGATCGCGCCGATCAGCTCCTCCTTGCCGCTGAAGTAGCGGTACACCGCCCCGGCCGACAGGTCGGCCTCCTTCAGCACGTCCTGCATCGACGTGGCGTGGAAACCGTTGCGGGCGAAGCAGATCGAGGCGCCGTCGAGGATCTGACGGCGGCGGGCGTCGAGGTGTGCCTGGGATACGCGGGCCATGTTCCACAACATAAAACGAACATTCCTTCTTGACAAGGCGAGCCAACAGCGGGACGGTGATGACGAACCTAAAACGAACGATCCTTCTTTTTGGAGACTCCCATGGCCACCCGCCGCCTGATCGCGGTCGTCGTCCTCGTGCCGCTGCTCGCCGCCCTGGCGCTGTGGGCCTTCGCCTGGCCCGCCGCCCGCACCGCACCCCGCGACCTGCCGCTCGGCGTGGCCGGGCCTGCCGCCGCGACCGCACAGGTGGAGAAACAGCTCCGGAACCACGAGGGCGCCTTCGAGATCCACCGCTACGCCGACGAGGCCGCCGCCCGGACCGCGATCGAGGACCGGACCGTATACGGAGCGGTCGTGGTCACCGCACAGGGGCCCGAACTGCTGACCGCCTCGGCCGCGAGCCCGGTCGTCGCCCAACTCCTCCAGCAGGCAGTGGCCCAGCAGACCGCGGCGAGCGGCACCGCGCCGAGGACCGTGGACGTCGTCCCCGCCCCCGCATCCGACCCGAGGGGTGCGGCCCTGAGCTCGTCCGTGCTGCCCCTCGCCCTGGCCGGCATCGTCGCGGGCGCCGTCGTGACCGTGCTCGGGCTGCGAGGACTTCGCGCCGTGGCCGGGCTCACCCTCAGCGCCGCCCTGGTGGGCGTGATCGCGGCCGCACTGGCGGACAGCTGGCTCGGCGCCCTGGGCGGCAACTGGTGGGCCGAGGCGGGGACGCTCGCGCTGGCGACCCTGGCGGTGAGCGCGGCCGTCGCGGGACTCGCCGCCCTCATCGGACACGCGGGGATCGGCGCCGTCGCGTTCCTGGTGATGTTCCTCGGCAACCCGTTCTCGGGCGCCTCCTCGGCCCCGCAACTGCTGCCGGAGCCGGTCGGCACGATCGGTCAGTGGCTGCCGCCGGGTGCGAGCGCGACGCTGCTGCGCTCGGTGACGTTCTTCGACGGCGCGGCGGCGACCGGCCCCGCCCTGGCACTCACCTCGTGGGCCGTACTGGGCCTCGGCGCCGTCACGCTCGGCAGCGCGCTGAAGACGCGGGCGAAGAGCACCGAATCCACCGCCGCGGAGCCCGAACTCACCGCCGTCGGCTGACCGAACCGCTCTCGCGTGCACCCCGTCCCGACGGCCGGGGCGCACGCGTTTCTACGGGGCCCCGGCCCCCCGGTGATGCGCCGCGATGCCGAAGCGCTGCTGTTCGCGGGGAGCGGACGCGACCTCGCGCACGGTCGAGACCGAAGTGACCACCTGGTCCTCGACGGACCCCTGCAGCTTCTCCAGCCGTTCGAGGTCGGCGGCGGAGACCAGGGCGACCAGCGGCTTTCCGTGTCGTGTGACGACGACGCGCTCGCCGCCGTACACCACCCGGTTGATCAGGTCGGCGAGCTCAGCCCTGGCTTGCGTCACCGGAATCTCGTAGGCCATACCCCCATCATAACGTCACGTACGTCCTGTACATTTTTGACAGGCAACTCTGCCATGAGCGAGGGGTACGCCATGACCCGACCGACCGCGCGTCACGTCCTGCCCGAGTTCCATGAGCGCACCGGCTCCGGGCACAGGACGACGGATCCGTACTCGAAGCTCCTGGAGGAGCGGATCGTCTTCCTCGGGACGCGGATCGACGACACCTCGGCGAACGATCTGATGGCGCAGTTCATGTACCTCGAGTACCAGGACCCCGACCGGGACATCGCGCTGTACATCAACTCCCCCGGCGGCTCGTTCAGCGCGATGTCGGCGATCTACGACACGATGCAGTACGTCGGCTGCGACGTGGAGACGACGTGTCTCGGACAGGCCGGGTCCTCCGCGGCGGTGCTGCTGGCGGCGGGCACCCCGGGCAAGCGCTCCGTGCTGCCGGGCGCGCGGGTGGTGATCCACCAGCCGGCACTGAACGAACCGGTGCACGGGCAGGCCAGTGACCTTGCCGTCCAGGCCGACGAACTGCTCCGCGTGCGGGCCCGCCTGGAGGAGATGCTCGTCCGGCACACCGGGCGCAGCGCCGAGCAGGTGAGCGCGGACATCGAGCGGGACAGGATCCTGGACGCGCAGGGCGCGCTGGACCACGGCCTGGTGGACGCGATCGTCCCGAGCCGCAGGTCCACGCGCGGCACGCAAGGCGCGAGGTGAACTGCCGATGGTGCCGGATCTCCCACCGCTGCCCGCCCTCACACGCGCCGAGGGCGAGCTGATCGACCGATATCTCGACGTGGTCGACCTGCTGGGCCGGATCAACCCCGCCCGGCACGAGGACACCTACGGCGGACTGCGCGCGGCGCAGGCGCTGGTGAGCAGGGCGACCGAGTTGCGGGACGCGCTCGCGCTGATGCACCGCCGGGGTGAGCACGAGATGCACGCCGCGACTCTGGCGCGGGCCCTGCGGGTCCTGGACGGTGAACGGCGCGCGGCGCGGGTCACCCTCCCGCCCGGCCCGGACGACTGATGCTTCAGCAGCGGCCCGCGTACCCCGTGGTTCTGACGGGGCGTCCGGAGCGCGGTTGAAACGGACCAGACGACGTACCCCCTGTTGGAGGGGGGGCGGCTCCTTTTTGACGACCGGAAGGGTCGCGCAACACGCGTAGCGCATGAGCGGAATGAGGAGTTCCTGCGCTGGTCCGGGGGTCCTTCAGCCCCTCGACACCTTTCGATCGCTCAGGTGTCCACCCGAACGAGTGAGTGGTGAGTAACGCCACAAACCCCCGGTTCTGTTGGGTTTTTCGGACTTCTTTGCGCCAAGATCCCTGTCTGACGACAAGCCCCCGCCGCAGCGGCGGGGCGATCCGGGCGGACGCCGAGTCCTGCCGCCGCCCGGATGACCGGTCGACAGAGGTGCATCGGCAGGAGTGGAGGACCCAGGCACGACGGGTCGCCGGAACGGTCACGCCATGACCGGGCCGAGCAGCCCTTGGGGTGAAGCCGCGTCAGCGGCCGGGCAACTTTGTCAGCCCGAATCCGACAGGTCATCCTTCACAGGCGGCTGACGAAGGGTTGCGCATGTCTGCGCTCAATCGTGTCCCGTCGCTGATGGTCCGAGCCGGTACGGCTTCGGCACTGACACTCGCCGCTGTGGGCGGCTCTGTCGTGATCCCGGGCTTCGCCGCCGACGCCGCGGCCGCCACGCCGGCGACGAAGGCACTCAAGGTCGCGGCCTCCAAGAAGGGCTCGCCGTACAGGTACGGCGCCACGGGGCCATCGCGTTTCGACTGCTCAGGGCTCACGATGTACTCGTTCAAGAAGGTGGGCAAGAAGCTCCCGCGCACGGCGGCCCAGCAGTACAACAAGACCCGGCACATCTCCGCGGGCAGCCGCAAGGCCGGTGACCTGGTGTTCTTCCACTCAGGTTCGAACGTCTACCACGTCGGTCTCTACGCCGGGAAGGGGAAGATCTGGCACGCCCCCAAGACCGGGGACGTGGTGAGGCTGCAGAAGATCTGGACGAAGAGCGTCTGGTACGGCCGGGTCAAGTAACACCTCCGAGGGGGTGACGGCGCCCTGACCGGACGTCACCCCCTCGGGTCCTTCGGGACGCGCGGCACGGGCTCAGGTGGATACCCGCACCGCTATGGCCGACCACCGCCCGTGCACCGCCCGCAACGAGACCCCGCTGGAGCGCGCCGACCGCAACTTCGGCGAGCTGCTCCAGGAACTGCGCGTCACCCGGACCGGGGTGCAGATCCTCTTCGCGTTCCTGCTGACCCTGGCCCTCACCCAGCGCTTCCCGTCGCTGGACACCTTCCAGCGCGCCACCTACGTCACCACCCTGCTGTTCGCGGTGCTCGCCGCGGCCCTCTTCACCGCGCCGGCCGCCCTGCACCGCTCGCTCTTCCAGCGGGGCGCCAAGGCCCGCATCGTGCAGGTCTCCTCCCGGCTCGCCACGGTCGGCATGGGCGTTCTGGTCCTCGCGTTCACCGGGTCGGTGCTGCTCGTCGCGGACGTGACGACCGGCCGGGCCGGCGGGGTGGCCGCGGGTACGGCGACCCTGCTGGTGTGTCCGGGCCTGTGGTGGCTGCTTCCCCGACTGGTGTGGCGGGCGGGGCGCGCCGCTGACCACGCCACGCAGGCATCCCATGCGGCGCCTCGGCCGCCGGTCCGCGAGCCGGTCAGGCCGCGAGCCACGGCTCGGCCGGGTGTGGCACCCCGGGAACCGTCGCCGCGCCTGCGGTGACCCGAAGAGGGCGCGTCGCCCCTGAGCTTCCGGTTGCGCGGTGGGTCACGGCTCCTGCTGCCCGGCCGCCGTGACCGGCTGCGCGGGCACCGTCCACGGGAGTTCGATCGAGACGGTCTTGCCGCCTTCCCGGGTGGGCCTGACTCTGAGCTTGCCGCCGTACTCCGCGGCGAGCCAGCGGATGATCACCATCCCCCGACCGTTGTCCTGCTGGACCGCCGCCGGGAGGCGCTTGGGGAAGCGGGGGTGGCTGTCGGTGACCCCGATGCGCAGGTGTTCGTCACGGTCCAGCTCGATGTCCACCGTGAAGGTGGGTGACTGACCGAACGTGTGCTGTACGGCATTGGTGGCGAGTTCGGAGACGATGAGCCGGACGGTCTCGGCGATGTCGGTGGCCGGTGGCAGCCCCCACTCCGCGAGTGTGTTCAGGACATAGGTGCGGGCCGCGGAGACCGAGGCGGGTTCGCTCGGCAGAGTGACGGATGCTTCCAGGTGGTCTGCCATGGCGACGTCGCCCCTTTCCCACAGGACCGGAGTCCGACACAGTGCGGATGGTTCGAGTACGGTCCCGGACTGGTGGTTCATCGTCAGAGTGCCATTACCGAGGCGCCGACGGGTGCTGATCCACCAAGATGTGCATATATCTGTCGCTCGAAGCGGTGAACTCTGCGACGCGAGACCGTATTTGGGCGGCTCGTAGGGAGTAAGGAGCAGCGCCATGCAGTACGGTCCTGCGGTGCGCCGCCGGAAACTGGGCGCCGAACTGCGTGCGTTACGCACGACCGCGGCGCTCACCAGCGGTGAGGCGGCCCGGCTCGTGGGCTGGCACCAGTCGAAGGTGAGCCGTATCGAGACCGGCGCCAGCGGGGTGAAACCGGCCGATGTGCGGTTACTCCTGGATGCCTACGGCGTACTGGACAAGGATCTGCGGGAGCTGCTCCTGGTGCTGGCCGGCTCCGACGAGGGCGGCGGCCGGCACCACTGGTGGCATGCGTACCGAGGTGTCCTGCCGCCGACCTACCGGGACTTCATCAGTCTGGAGTCCCAGGCGAGCGCGATGCGCACCCTGGAGACCTCGGTCGTGCCCGGACTGCTCCAGACCCCCGAGTACGCCCGCGCGGTGACCTGGGCCTCGGTCGGCGGCCTCGACGACGAACGTCTCGACACGCTGGTCGAGGTGCGGCTGGCCCGGCAGGACGTGCTGCGCGGTGAGCCGCCGCTGGAGTTGAGCGCGGTCCTGGACGAGGCGGTGCTGCGGCGGGAGGTCGGCGGCCCCGAGGTGATGGCCCGTCAGTTGAAGAGACTTGTGGAGGCGGCACAACTGCCTCAAGTGCGCCTACAGGTACTGCCGTTCACGGCCGGGGCGCATGTGGGTATCACCGGGCCTTTCGTAATCTTCTCATTTTCGCGCACATCTGATCTGGACGTGGTTGTTCTCGACCACTTGACGAGTAGCCTCTACCTCGAGCGGAAAGAAGACCTCCAGGCCTACACCGAGGCCTTCAACACCCTTCAGTCCCACGCCCTTTCACCCGAGGACTCGTTGGATCACATCGCCGGGATAGGTGACGGCGTGTAAGGAGGCACCAATGTCAGCACTGCCTCGGAACGTATCTGCCAGTACGGAACTGCCCGAAGTGCGCTGGCTGCGCAGCAGCTACAGCACCGGAGCGAACAACTGCGTCGAGACCGCGAGGCCGTCGGCCGGGCCATGGGCCGGGCTGCTCGCCGTACGAGACTCCAAGGACCCGGACGGACCCGCGCTGCTCTTCTCCCCCGAGAGCTGGGCGGGCTTCACAGCCGCGTTCTGACCCTTCGGTCCGTCCGGCGCACGGCCGTGTCACGCCGACTCATGGTCGTGTTCCGCCGATCACACGCACAGCGCGTTCGATCTGCGCCTCGGAGAGGTCCGCGCGCGCGGTCAGCCTGAGTCGTGAGATGCCGTCCGGTACGGAAGGGGGTCGGAAACAGCCCACGAAGAGCCCGGCGGCACGGCAGTCGGCCGCCCACCGAACGGCCTCCTCCGGGGAGGGTGCGCGCACCGAGACCACCGCGGCGTCCGGACGTACCGCTTCCAGACCCGCGGCGGTCAGGCGTGCGTGCAGTGCGGTGGCCACCTCACGCGCGCGCGTGGCGCGCTCGGGCTCACGGCCGAGCAGCCGCAGGGCCGCGAGGGCGGCTCCCGCCGCCGCGGGGGCCAGACCTGTGTCGAAAATGAACGTCCGTGCCGCGTTGACCAGGTGTTCGATCACCCGTGCGGGGCCGAGCACGGCACCGCCCTGGCTGCCGAGCGACTTCGACAGCGTGACCGTGACGACCACGTCGTCGGCGCCCGCGAGACCCGCCGCGTGCGGGGCACCGCGGCCGCCGTCGCCGAGCACACCCAGGCCATGGGCGTCGTCGACGACCAGGCCCGCGCCGTGCTCCCGGCATGCCTCGGCGAGGCCGGCCAGGGGCGCCGCGTCCCCGTCGACCGAGAAGACCGTGTCGGACACGGCGACGGCGGGCCCGTCGTGGGTGCCGAGCGCCTTGCGGACGGCCTCCGGATCGGCGTGCGCGACCACCTGGGTCGTACCGCGAGCCAGCCGGCAGCCGTCGATGAGCGAGGCGTGGTTGCCCGCGTCGGAGACGAGGAGCGAGCCGTGCGGTGCGAGCGCGGTCACGGCGGCGAGGTTGGCCGCGTATCCGGAGGAGAAGACCAGCGCGGCCTCGAAGCCGCAGAAGCCGGCCAGCTCGCGTTCGAGTTCGGTGTGCAGTTCGGTGGTCCCGGTGACGAGCCGGGAGCCGGTCGCGCCGCCGCCCCAGGCCCGCGCGGCCGCCTCGGCCCCCGCCACGACCTCGGGGTGGCGGGCCAGGCCCAGGTAGTCGTTGCTCGCGAGATCGAGGAGCGGTGAGTCGGCGGGACGAGGCCGCAGGGTCCGTACGAGTCCGGCCCGGCGGCGCGCGTCGGCCTGTTCGTCGATCCAGCCGAACGCCATGGGTCCTCCCGGGCTTTTGTAGGTAACGGACAGACCCTAGCGGCAGCATTCGCTACCCACGGTGTGGCAATACGCACACGTCGATCCGGGTCTGTTGTGTGATCCCTACCTTGGCCCGGAGCGGGTCCGTAGGACAGGATCGGCTCTCATGGACCTGCTGAACACGCTGGTGGAAAAGGGGCTTCGGCGCGAGCTGCCGACCCGCGAGGAGGCGCTGGCCGTGCTGGCCACGTCCGACGACGACCTGCTCGACGTGGTGGCCGCGGCCGGAAAGGTACGCCGGCACTGGTTCGGGCGACGGGTGAAACTCAACTATCTCGTCAACCTGAAGTCCGGACTGTGCCCCGAGGACTGCTCGTACTGCTCGCAGCGGCTCGGCTCCACCACCGGCATCCTGAAGTACACCTGGCTCAAGCCGGACGAGGCCTCCAGGGCCGCGGCGGCCGGTCTGGCGGGCGGCGCCAAGCGGGTCTGCCTGGTGGCCAGCGGACGCGGTCCCACCGACCGTGACGTGGACCGGGTCGCGGGCACCATCAAGGCGATCAAGGACCAGCACGAGGACGTCGAGGTGTGCGCCTGCCTCGGTCTGCTCTCCGACGGCCAGGCGGAGCGGCTGCGCGAGGCGGGCGCGGACGCCTACAACCACAACCTCAACACG
This is a stretch of genomic DNA from Streptomyces sp. NBC_00285. It encodes these proteins:
- a CDS encoding type II toxin-antitoxin system Phd/YefM family antitoxin, translating into MAYEIPVTQARAELADLINRVVYGGERVVVTRHGKPLVALVSAADLERLEKLQGSVEDQVVTSVSTVREVASAPREQQRFGIAAHHRGAGAP
- the ureG gene encoding urease accessory protein UreG, with translation MHLDHHHDGPAAVSADAHRADGTHRALRIGLGGPVGSGKTATVAALCRALRDELSLAVVTNDIYTREDAEFLLREAVLPPERITAVETGACPHTAIRDDISANLEAVEDLEDEVGPLDLILVESGGDNLTATFSKGLVDAQIFVIDVAGGDDIPRKGGPGVTTADLLIVNKTDLAPYVGSDLARMAADAKAQRAELPVVFQSLRGGTGVADVAAWVRAQLAAWTA
- a CDS encoding urease accessory protein UreF, with the protein product MSRAALLVLADGRFPAGGHAHSGGAEAAVKAGRITGAASLESFCRGRLHTAGLVSAAFAAAAVLGFPPAELDAAADARTPSPALRVAARKLGRQLMRAARATWPSDELDAVAREFPKGAHQPVVLGLAARAAGLEALDAAHCAAYESVSGPASAAVRLLSLDPFDATGALARLAPELDLVADRAVEAARRAVAGAGVDALPSASAPLLEIGAEAHAAWPVRLFAS
- a CDS encoding ABC transporter permease; its protein translation is MATRRLIAVVVLVPLLAALALWAFAWPAARTAPRDLPLGVAGPAAATAQVEKQLRNHEGAFEIHRYADEAAARTAIEDRTVYGAVVVTAQGPELLTASAASPVVAQLLQQAVAQQTAASGTAPRTVDVVPAPASDPRGAALSSSVLPLALAGIVAGAVVTVLGLRGLRAVAGLTLSAALVGVIAAALADSWLGALGGNWWAEAGTLALATLAVSAAVAGLAALIGHAGIGAVAFLVMFLGNPFSGASSAPQLLPEPVGTIGQWLPPGASATLLRSVTFFDGAAATGPALALTSWAVLGLGAVTLGSALKTRAKSTESTAAEPELTAVG
- a CDS encoding urease accessory protein UreD, giving the protein MVARDDGRGGTALPVLESDGPLALRRTRGSGSEARVVLVGAMSGPLGGDHFTVEAGVGTGARLRVGSAAATIALPGQTKGEAHYDVRLTVADEAELHWLPEQLISVGGSDLYVTTRVDLARTGRLVLREEQVLGRVGEEPGRLSSRLVLRIAGRTVLDQELACGPGAPGGWDGPAVLAGHRAVGQLLVARPEFAEAPVTARVLGEGAVLVPLAGPAALVTAVAPDALLLRRVLDEALAAFSF
- a CDS encoding urease subunit gamma; this encodes MQLTPHEQERLLIHVAADVAEKRRARGLRLNHPEAVALITSHILEGARDGRTVAELMVSGRELLTRDDVMEGIPEMIHDVQVEATFPDGTKLVTVHDPIV
- a CDS encoding ATP-dependent Clp protease proteolytic subunit, whose amino-acid sequence is MTRPTARHVLPEFHERTGSGHRTTDPYSKLLEERIVFLGTRIDDTSANDLMAQFMYLEYQDPDRDIALYINSPGGSFSAMSAIYDTMQYVGCDVETTCLGQAGSSAAVLLAAGTPGKRSVLPGARVVIHQPALNEPVHGQASDLAVQADELLRVRARLEEMLVRHTGRSAEQVSADIERDRILDAQGALDHGLVDAIVPSRRSTRGTQGAR
- a CDS encoding urease subunit beta, yielding MIPGEIFFADGPIAYNEGREVTRLTVLNAADRPVQVGSHYHFAETNPGLEFDRAAAHGRRLNIAAGTAVRFEPGIPVEVELVPLTGARVVPGLRGETGGALDA
- a CDS encoding urease subunit alpha — translated: MPEISRAAYADLFGPTTGDRIRLADTDLIVEVEEDRSGGPGLAGDEAVFGGGKVIRESMGQSRATRAEGTPDTVITGAVIVDHWGIVKADVGIRDGRITGIGKAGNPDTMDGVHPDLVIGPETEIIAGNGRILTAGAVDAHVHFICPQIADEALASGVTTIVGGGTGPAEGSKATTVTPGPWHLARMMEAMEAYPLNIGFLGKGNTVSHEAMLSQIRGGALGLKLHEDWGSTPAVIDASLTVAERTGVQVAIHTDTLNEAGFVGDTLAAIAGRGIHAYHTEGAGGGHAPDIMTVVSQPHVLPSSTNPTRPYTVNTAEEHLDMLMVCHHLNSAVPEDLAFAESRIRPTTIGAEDILHDLGAISIISSDAQAMGRVGEVIMRTWQTAHVMKRRRGALPGDGRADNHRVRRYVAKYTINPAIAQGLSHEVGSVETGKLADLVLWQPAFFGVKPHLVIKGGQIAYAQMGDANASIPTPQPILPRPMFGAIGRAPASNSFNFVAPLAIDDGLPERLQLGKRFVAIESTRGVTKADMRENDARPDVRVDPDSFAVHIDGELVEATPAAELPLAQRYFLF
- a CDS encoding TetR/AcrR family transcriptional regulator, which encodes MARVSQAHLDARRRQILDGASICFARNGFHATSMQDVLKEADLSAGAVYRYFSGKEELIGAIVGEVLGQVHEGFEEAARSSPPPSPDVLVASVLTRVLAAKESLTVDGRPAFPRLVVQVWTETLRNDELAALLREGYGAVRETWTRITRAYQDAGVMRADVPPEHVARTMMATAMGFLAQQALFGPTPAEILGDGLRALMSVRDHDLVNLPETGSN